Genomic DNA from Nitrospira sp.:
TGGCTCCCCGGGCAGGACTCGAACCTGCGACCAGCCGGTTAACAGCCGGCTGCTCTACCAACTGAGCTACCGGGGAATGAAGACTTCAAGAACCGACGCATTGTAACAAAACTCATGTCCGAAGGGGGAGACTTTTTTAGATATCGAAGTCATCTGTCTCATCTTCATCGGATAACGCATCGGTGTTGCCCTCTGCCAAGGCGGCAAAGTGCCTGGCCCAGGTGAGATACAAATTTCCACTGTCACGCATCGTATCCGCGGCCTTCACCAGCTTCTCCGCCAACTCAGGGTCTTTCCCTTCCGCATGGATAGCCGCGGCGCGTTGTTCCAGAATCTTCGGGTATTCGTGAAGGAGGCCGGAAATGTTGCGGAGAAGTTCGTCGAGCACATTGTCTTCCTGTTCCATTTCCTTTTCATCCTCTCCTGCAGGCCTGTAACAAAAAACCCCACGGCGGCGGCGCCATGGGGTTTGATGAAGAGCCTGTATGGCTCGGTCTAGCCTTGGTACGCTTGCCCTAGGGCTGCCGATTCGCCCTTACGATTGATTAATTCACCTGTCGCGCTGACTGCTTGCATGACAATGGCTTCATGTTTTGCGGCGTTACACACGACCACGCATAATTCGCAGCCCTTGCATCGGTCGATGTTAACCTCTGCGACCATCTTGGAGACGTTGAGATCCAAGCAATTAGCCTCTGGGCAATACATAATGCAGAGGCGGCACCCCTTCTTTGCAGTGCATTTCTCATCGATCACTTGTGCAACGTTATACATGTGGCTGGATTCCTTTTCTTGCGCTCACGCTGCGACAGCGGGGTTGCCCACCTTCAGCTCAATCTTATTCTTTTCGGCCCATTCGCTGGCGATTTCATAAGCCCGCTTGACGGTGGCAAAGTTCTTCTGGAGCAGCATTTCTTTCTTGGCGAACTTTTTCTTGATGGCTTCGTCTAGCGAGGCTGTTCCGCCGGAGGCCACGAACTTTTTCCCGAATCGCTCCTGCAGCGCACCGTCCAGGGCTTCCATGGACACGCACTTGGTAATGCCGGCGACCGAGCCAATCATGGTCATATTCGTGGACAATTCCGTCCCGGCGATCTCAATGGCCAGTTCCGTTCCGGCAATGTAGAACACGGCGACATTCAAGTCCTTCAACCGCTCAATATCTTCCTCTGACAGGAGATTCTGAGCAGAGTTGATAATGACGATGCCACCTTCTTTGATGCCGGAGTAGAAGGGCATAGTGTAGCTCTTCCCCATGGTAATGACCTGAGGATGAAATACTTGGATCACGTCCGGGAAGACCAACTCGCCTCGGTCGTAGATGCGTTCAATGCCGATTCGGCAGTAGCTTTCTGCCGGAGCCATACGCTTTTCGGCTCCAAAAAACGGATTGGAGATCGAAAACTTTCCATCCCGATTGGCTGCCATAGCCATCACGTGGGCTGCAGTGACGGCTCCCTGACCGCCGAGCCCGGACATACGGATATTCAGTCTCTTCTTAATCATGAACGACCTCCGATTCGTTAAGCCTTCCCGGCCAATTGCTTTGCCGCAGCCTTGCGCTCTTTGTCTTTTGCTGCCAGCTCGGCCAGAAGTTGCTTGGCTGGTTCGCTGACGTATTCTTTGTAGGCAAACCGCTCGGTCGGCTTTTCAGAATCGCGCATTTCTTGAAGGCCTTCCATGCTGTTCTTGCCGATTTCCAGGATGCACGGCGTGTACAGCTGGATATAGGTCGGACCGATTTCGCGGGCGATCAACACTGAGTTCCGAATCACTTTCTCAACGAGCGATGGTTTGCTCACGGTGCAGTTCACGACATAGTGACACCCAGACTCACGTGCGATCTCCGGAAGGCGAACCTTATCAAACAGCTTTCCCACCGGCGCCATTTTGGCGACGAAGCCCTTCTGCATCAATCCGCTTTCCTGTCCACCGGTATTCGCGTACAGCTCGTTGTCAAAACAGATGGTGGTGAACTTCTCCTGGCGGAACCAGGCCTGCAACGTCATGTCGAGACCGATGTCGACCGTTGCTCCGTCACCAGCCAACACGACCACGTCCTTCACCCGATCCGGGAAACGGACGCTGAGGGCTCGTTTCAAACCGGAGGCAATGGCATTCTGGTTGCCAAACAGAGAGTGAATGTTGTGCACAGCTACCATGGGGAATACCAGGCTGGTGCAGCCCGTGGAGCCGACCATCACCGTGTCTTCCGGATTGGGGAGGGAAGCGAGAATGTAACGGAACGCCATGGACTCAGGACAGCCGGCGCACAGGGAGTGCTGTTCAATCAATTCCTTCGATGTGCCGATGTCCTTCCACCCACGGTCCTCCTTGCCATAGGTGGCACTCTGGACCAGGTCCTGATAATCCGATGGCATGATGTCATATAGATCCGGCGAAATTTTGATTCGCTCTTTGCTCATGTATGCCTCCTCACGGCGTGTCTATCGGGATAAGTAATCAGTCAGTTCTCAACAAAGCCGCAACGGCTCAGCTACCTCTGCCGGCGAGTGACTCGGAACGCAACCCAAGCGCCGTCTTAATTTCGGATACGATAATTTCCGGTGGCATCGTCATTCCACCGCAAACATGTGGCCCAGCGTGGACACGTTCGCTATTAGGAATGGTCGCCTTGATTTCTTTGGCCAGCCACCCCGTCACATTAAATTCCGGGACGAAGATGTGTTTAGCATTCTTGGTCGCTTCTCGAATCTCTTCTCCTGGCCATGGCCGGAGAGACTTGACCTTCACGAGCCCGCAACGGACACCCTCATCCTCCAGAAGGCGGATGGCTTCGCGTCCTTGAGACACCGCCGTGCCGGATGCCACGATCATAACTTCAGCATCGCCGTTTTCGGTATCGATGAGGCCGTCCAACCAATGAATCGTGTGCTTTCTTGACCGTTCCACCGCCGCCCAGACTTCCTGCTGCCAGCTGGCATGGGTGGCGTAGCTGATGTAGTTGCTCTTCATGACGAATGGATCCCGCATCATGCGAACAGGCGGGCATTCCATATCCATGCAGGGAACTGGCGACCGGTAGGGATCATACGGCGGCAGGCACATATCGGTAGGAGTCAGATTGACCACGTCCTTGGTGTGCGTCACAAAGAATCCGTCGCAACATAGTGCGAGAGGCAAGTGCACATCCGGTTCTTCCGACACCATGTATCCTTTGAGGATCCAGTCGAAAAAGTCTTGGGCCGTT
This window encodes:
- a CDS encoding ferredoxin oxidoreductase — encoded protein: MAETKSHIGTQNKKGQTYTDPWKMLNEAPRKPSFYTGSEVIKEAIRRASCDVMIAYPITPQSEAAALIGELFAEGYIGDYFRGESEFAVMSQCAGAAFGGARVFTTTAGPGTMRAMENFPMWAGARLPIQMIVTCRGINSPLSIQPDTLEIAYLLNTGMLVWHAETAQDFFDWILKGYMVSEEPDVHLPLALCCDGFFVTHTKDVVNLTPTDMCLPPYDPYRSPVPCMDMECPPVRMMRDPFVMKSNYISYATHASWQQEVWAAVERSRKHTIHWLDGLIDTENGDAEVMIVASGTAVSQGREAIRLLEDEGVRCGLVKVKSLRPWPGEEIREATKNAKHIFVPEFNVTGWLAKEIKATIPNSERVHAGPHVCGGMTMPPEIIVSEIKTALGLRSESLAGRGS
- a CDS encoding ferredoxin oxidoreductase yields the protein MSKERIKISPDLYDIMPSDYQDLVQSATYGKEDRGWKDIGTSKELIEQHSLCAGCPESMAFRYILASLPNPEDTVMVGSTGCTSLVFPMVAVHNIHSLFGNQNAIASGLKRALSVRFPDRVKDVVVLAGDGATVDIGLDMTLQAWFRQEKFTTICFDNELYANTGGQESGLMQKGFVAKMAPVGKLFDKVRLPEIARESGCHYVVNCTVSKPSLVEKVIRNSVLIAREIGPTYIQLYTPCILEIGKNSMEGLQEMRDSEKPTERFAYKEYVSEPAKQLLAELAAKDKERKAAAKQLAGKA
- a CDS encoding 2-oxoacid:acceptor oxidoreductase family protein, with the translated sequence MIKKRLNIRMSGLGGQGAVTAAHVMAMAANRDGKFSISNPFFGAEKRMAPAESYCRIGIERIYDRGELVFPDVIQVFHPQVITMGKSYTMPFYSGIKEGGIVIINSAQNLLSEEDIERLKDLNVAVFYIAGTELAIEIAGTELSTNMTMIGSVAGITKCVSMEALDGALQERFGKKFVASGGTASLDEAIKKKFAKKEMLLQKNFATVKRAYEIASEWAEKNKIELKVGNPAVAA